The following coding sequences lie in one Microtus ochrogaster isolate Prairie Vole_2 chromosome 6, MicOch1.0, whole genome shotgun sequence genomic window:
- the Dtl gene encoding denticleless protein homolog, with product MLFNSVLRQPQLGVLRNGWSSHYPLQSLLSGYQCNCNDEHTSYGETGVPVPPFGCTFCTAPSMEHILAVANEEGFVRLYNTESQTSKKTCFKEWMAHWNAVFDLAWVPGEFKLVTAAGDQTAKFWDVKAGELMGTCKGHQCSLKSVAFSKFQKAVFCTGGRDGNIMIWDTRCNKKDGFYRQVNQISGAHNTADKQTPSKPKKKQNSKGLAPSVDSQQSVTVVLFQDENTLVSAGAVDGIIKVWDLRKNYTNRQEPLASKSFLYPGTSTRKLGYSSLVLDSTGSTLFANCTDDNIYMFNMTGLKTSPVAVFNGHQNSTFYVKSSLSPDDQFLISGSSDEAAYIWKVSMPWHPPTVLLGHSQEVTSVCWCPSDFTKIATCSDDNTLKIWRLNRGLEEKPGGDKHSMVGWTSQKKRETKAGLVMVSNSQSTPAKAPRAKSSPSISSPSAAACTPSCTGDLPLPSNTPTFPVKTTPAKTRSPVGRRGSTSSVSPKPLSSFKMSLRNWVTRTPSSSPPVTPPASETKISSPRKALIPVSQKSSQADACCESRNRVKRRLDSSCLESGKQKCVKSCSCVTELDGQVESLHLDLCCCLSSNQDALSKDSTGPAKSRKIEGTAAASISEPPSPVSPYASEGCGTLPLPLRPCGEGSEMVGKENSSPESKNWLLAMAAKRKAENSSPRSPSSQTPSSRRQSGKTSPGPVTITPSSMRKICTYFRRKSQDDFCSPEHSTEL from the exons GGTGGTCGTCACATTACCCTCTGCAATCCCTTCTGAGTGGTTATCAGTGCAACTGTAATGACGAGCACACGTCGTATGGAGAAACAGGAGTTCCTGTTCCTCCTTTTGGATGTACTTTCTGTACAG ctCCCAGTATGGAGCATATATTAGCAGTTGCTAATGAAGAAGGCTTCGTCAGGTTATATAACACAGAGTCACAAACTAGCAAAAAGACATGCTTCAAAG aatggaTGGCTCACTGGAATGCTGTCTTTGACTTGGCCTGGGTCCCTGGTGAATTTAAACTT GTTACAGCAGCGGGTGATCAGACAGCCAAATTTTGGGATGTAAAAGCTGGTGAGTTGATGGGAACATGCAAAGGTCACCAGTGCAGCCTCAAGTCTGTAGCTTTTTCCAAATTTCAAAAAG CCGTATTCTGTACAGGTGGGAGAGATGGCAACATTATGATCTGGGACACAAGGTGCAACAAAAAAG ATGGATTTTATAGACAAGTGAATCAGATCAGTGGAGCTCACAATACTGCAGACAAGCAAACCCCTTCAAAAcccaagaagaaacagaattcaAAAGGACTTGCTCCTTCTGTG GATTCTCAGCAGAGTGTTACTGTGGTCCTCTTCCAGGATGAGAACACATTAGTCTCAGCGGGAGCCGTGGATGG GATAATCAAGGTATGGGATTTACGCAAGAATTATACTAATCGACAAGAACCCCTAGCGTCCAAGTCTTTCCTATACCCAGGCACCAGCACTCGAAAACTAG GGTATTCAAGTTTGGTTTTAGATTCTACTGGCTCTACTTTATTTGCCAACTGTACAGATGACAACATCTATATGTTCAACATGACTGGCCTAAAGACTTCTCCAG TGGCTGTCTTCAATGGACACCAGAATTCTACCTTTTATGTAAAATCAAGTCTTAGTCCAGATGACCAGTTTTTAATCAGTGGTTCGAGTGATGAAGCTGCCTACATTTGGAAG GTTTCCATGCCCTGGCATCCTCCTACTGTACTCCTGGGTCATTCTCAAGAGGTCACGTCTGTGTGCTGGTGTCCATCGGACTTCACCAAG ATTGCTACCTGCTCTGATGATAATACACTGAAAATCTGGCGCTTGAATAGAGGTCTGGAAGAGAAACCCGGAGGCGATAAACATTCCATGGTGGGCTGGACCtctcagaagaaaagagagacgAAAGCTGGCCTAG TAATGGTATCGAATAGCCAGAGTACTCCTGCCAAAGCCCCCAGAGCCAAGAGCAGTCCGTCCATTTCCTCTCCATCAGCAGCAGCTTGTACTCCAAGCTGTACTGGAGACCTCCCTCTTCCTTCAAATACCCCCACATTCCCAGTCAAAACTACCCCTGCCAAGACCCGGTCTCCAGTTGGCAGAAGAGGCTCCACCTCTTCTGTGTCTCCCAAGCCCCTCTCATCTTTCAAGATGTCTCTTAGAAACTGGGTGACCCGAACACCTTCCTCGTCACCTCCCGTCACTCCACCTGCTTCTGAGACAAAGATCTCATCTCCAAGAAAAGCCCTCATTCCTGTGAGCCAGAAGTCGTCCCAAGCAGATGCTTGCTGTGAATCTAGAAATAGAGTGAAGAGGCGTCTAGACTCGAGCTGTCTGGAGAGTGGGAAGCAGAAGTGTGTGAAGAGTTGCAGCTGTGTCACCGAGCTCGACGGCCAGGTGGAGAGCCTCCATCTGGATCTGTGCTGCTGCCTCTCCAGCAACCAGGACGCCCTCAGCAAGGACTCCACAGGTCCTGCCAAATCAAGAAAGATTGAAGGCACGGCTGCTGCAAGCATCTCGGAGCCTCCTTCGCCTGTCAGTCCTTATGCTTCAGAAGGCTGTGGAACACTGCCTCTTCCTCTGAGACCTTGTGGAGAAGGGTCTGAGATGGTGGGCAAGGAGAATAGCTCCCCAGAGAGTAAGAACTGGTTGTTAGCCATGGCAGCCAAACGGAAGGCTGAGAATTCATCTCCACGAAGTCCATCATCCCAGACacccagttccaggagacagaGTGGAAAGACATCACCAGGCCCG GTCACCATTACTCCCAGCTCCATGAGGAAGATCTGTACGTACTTTCGTAGAAAGTCTCAAGATGACTTCTGTAGTCCTGAACACTCTACTGAATTATAG